The Rhizobium rhododendri nucleotide sequence AGCCCTCGGGATGGCCGGCCGGAATGCGCGAGACACGGGCGGCGGCCGGACCGGAGCCGGCACCGTTGCGGGTGATCAGCCGCTTGGGCTCGCCGAACGGCGTGAACCAGAGATAGTTCGGGTCCGCCTGCACCCATTCCAGCCCGCCCTTGGTGCCGTAGACCCGGATCTTCAGCCCATTCTCATGGCCCGGCGCCACCTGGCTGCACCACAGCATGCCCTTGGCCGGCTTTTCCGTGCCCCTGGCCTTGAAGCGCAGCATGACATGGGCGTTGTCGTCGAGCGGACGGCCGTCGACGAAGCTGTCGAGATCGGCAGCCAGGCTGTCGAGTTCCAGCCCCGAGACGAAGCAGGCGAGATTATAGGCGTGGGTGCCGATATCGCCGGTCGAGCCGCCGGCGCCGGACTGTGTCGGATCGGTGCGCCAGACGGCCTGCTTGGCTCCGGTCTGCTCGACCGCCTCGGTCAGCCAGTCCTGCGGATATTCGGCTTGCACGACGCGAATGTCGCCAAGCTCGCCATTGGCCACCATTTCCCGCGCCTGGCGGACCATCGGATAGCCGGTGTAGTTGTGGGTGAGCACGAACAGCGCACCGCTCTCATCGGCGATCTTCTTCAGTTTCCTGGCATCGGCAAGATTGGATGTCAGCGGCTTGTCGCAGATGACATGGATGCCGCGCCGCAGGAATTCCTTGGCGGCGTCGTAATGGACATGGTTCGGCGTGACGATCGACACCGCCTCGATGCCGTTCTTCAGCTTCGCCTCGCGGATCGCCATCTCGCGGTAGCTGCCATAGGTCCGGGATGGCCCGAGGCCGAGATCGAGCCCCGATGCCATCGCCTTTTCCGGTGTCGACGACAGGGCGCCGGCCACCAGTTCGAACTGGTCATCGATGCGCGCAGCGATCCGGTGAACCGCGCCGATAAACGCCCCCGCCCCGCCGCCGACCATGCCGAGCCGGATGCGCGGTGCACGGGCCTGTTGCTTTGAACCTTCGATTGCCATGGGTTTCTCCTGGAAAATATCTGTTTTCTCTTCTCCCCAGCGGGGAGAAGATGTCCGAAGGACAGATGAGGGGGTGGGCGACGCGAACGCCTCGTGCCCTCATCCGGCCCTGCGGGCCACCTTCTCCCCGCTGGGGAGAAGGGGAAATGGACTAAAGCCCCAGCATCCGCCGGTTTGCCGCATCGTCCGTGCCCCCGGCGGCAAAATCGTCAAAGGCGTGCTCGGTGACACGAATGATATGCGCCTTGACGAACTCGGCACCTTCGCGCGCGCCGTCTTCGGGGTGCTTCAGCGCGCATTCCCATTCGACGACAGCCCAGCCGTCGAAATCATTGGCGGTCATCTTGGAAAACACCGCGCCGAAATCCACCTGCCCGTCGCCCGGCGAGCGGAAGCGGCCGGCCCGGTCCACCCAGCTCTGGTAGCCGCCATAGACGCCCTGGCGGCCAGTCGGGTTGAACTCCGCATCCTTGACGTGGAACATCTTGATGCGGTCTTTGTAGATGTCGATGTTGTCGAGATAATCGAGGCACTGCAGGATATAGTGCGAGGGATCGTATAGCATGTTGGCGCGCGGATGGTTCTTCACCCGCTCCAGGAACATCTCGAAGGTGACGCCGTCATGCAGGTCTTCGCCCGGATGGATCTCGTAGCAGACATCGACGCCGTTTTCCTCGGCATGGTCTAGGATCGGCGTCCAGCGCTTGGCCAGCTCCTCGAATGCCGTCTCGACAAGACCCGCCGGCCGCTGCGGCCATGGATAAATATAGGGCCAGGCGAGCGCCCCGGAAAAGGTCGCATGCGCCGAGATGCCGAGGTGTTTCGACGCCGTCAGCGCCATCTTCACCTGCTCGACCGCCCATTCCTGCCGCGCCTTCGGATTGCCGCGCACTTCCGGCGCCGCGAATCCGTCGAAAGCCTCGTCATAGGCCGGATGCACCGCCACCAGCTGGCCCTGCAGATGCGTCGACAGCTCCGTTACCTCGACGCCATTCTGGCGCGCCACGCCGGCAAATTCGTCGCAGTAATCCTTCGAGCTGGCAGCCTTCCTGAGGTCGATCAGTTGTCCGGCCCAGGTCGGCACCTGCACACCGACATAGCCCACATCGGCCGCCCACTTGGTAATCGAATCCCACGAATTGAAAGGTGCAGCGTCGCCTGCGAACTGGCCGAGAAAGAGGCCAGGCCCCTTGATGGTCTTCATGTCAGATTCCTCCCTGAACAGATACCGTAAACGTTTCCAATGCGGTCCTGCTGCGCCCGGGGGCACGCAGAGGGCTCCTCAACCCACCGCAGAGACTCCAGCCTGATGGCCAGAAGTCAACGTGCAGCGAACTAATCACGGGCGTCCGACATGCGCAAGAGGTACGTACCGCATTTATGGATGCACGACTGTGGGTACGTGGGAATTTTGACCGTGCCGCTTACAACGTCGATCACTCTCGGGCTTCTGGCTAACCACTCAAGAACAGGAGGCAATCACGAAATCGCAAAAGCTGCATTAAATAATTTTAAAGCCTATAGATGTAATTCAGAAAACGTGTTTATATGCCTTGTCGCAACCTGAGGTAATAATCATGCAACTCAACACAACATCCGTTAACTTAATGTCTGCTTCAAAGACCCCCGAAGATGCCGCGAAATTTTTTCTTGGCGCGGTTAGTCAGGGCCTCGCCGCCGTCGTGGCGGACGCGCTTTCCAAAGCAGTGTCGAATACGGTATCGATTTCCACAAAAAACGCATCAATTGTCGGCTGGGAAAGCCTGATTGGCGGGCTCGTAATGGAATTGGCTTGGGCTACGCCACTTGTTGTCGATGCGAAACCCATGGCGAGAGTGACAGGCTATGCACCATGCGTGCCCGCAGGAACCGTGTCGTCGCTCGGCATCAGCGTCGGCATTGGGGTTAGCATCTCAGCAACATTCTAAACACAATGGTAGTGACGATACCTGTCGCCACTACCATCCTCCCAATCGCCCGCTGGGTCCCCGTTGTTCACCAGACCCATCGAGCATCGTCAGCACCTACAGGTCATCAACGCGGCTTTTCCACCAAACCTGATGGAACATGCCCGCAAAAACGGGAGCGTTGTTCACATCTGTGCCGCGTCTCATCCTCTCGCAATAGCGCCCTCCAGGCTTGGCTTCCGTCGATCTAGGTTGCTCGCGGCTATGGCTGTACGCGACTGGCCAAGGCAATTTGCACGACACTTGACAAGTCCCCTGTGCTCCTTAGGGCTACGGTCTGAATTTCGCTTTCAGGAGACCACGGAAATGGCGCACGAACTCAATATCCCGCACGGTACACCGACCATCCTGCGGAACGCGTCGCTGGACACGCCGGAAATCTGGGAGGCTCGCGTCGATCTCGCTGCTTGCCTCAGGAGCGCTGCGCGGCTGGGCCTCGAAGAGGGCATCTGCAACCATTTCTCGGCGCTCGTTCCCGGCCATTCGGACCTGTTTCTTGTCAACCGGCTGGGCTGGGCTTTCCAGGAAGCAACGGCGTCGTCGCTTCTGATCTGCGATTTCGACGGCCATGTGGTCGCAGGAGACGGTGTACCGGAGGCAACGGCTTTCTTCATTCACGCCCGCCTGCACAAGATGCTGCCGCGCGTCGGCGCTGCCTTCCACACCCATATGCCGAATGCCACTGCGCTCAGCATGGTCGAAGGCGAACCGCTGGTCTGGGCCGGCCAGACCTCGTTGAAATTCTATGGCCGAACCGGCGTCGACGAGCACTATAACGGCCTGGCGCTCGACGAGCGTGAGGGCGACCGGATCGCGGCGGCGCTCGGCGCCAACGACATCCTGTTCATGAAGAACCATGGCGTCATGGTCTGCGGCCCGAACATCGCCGAAGCCTGGGACGATCTCTATTATCTGGAGCGTGCCGCCGAAGTGCAGCTCAAAGCCATGAGCACCGGCCGCCGTCTGGTCGCCGTTCCCGCCGAAGTCGCCTCTGCCGCCGCCCGCCAGATGCGCGAGGGCGACCCCGAAAGCGCCCGGATGCATCTCGAGAGCCTGCGGCGGGTGCTGGACAGGCAGGAGCCGGAATATCGGAGTTAATAACCGCGCTGCTAGGGTGCGGCCCCCTCATCCGGCCCTTCGGGCCACCTTCTCCCCGAGGGGAGAAGGGGAGGTCTCCGCATGTTGCGTCCATTG carries:
- a CDS encoding Gfo/Idh/MocA family protein → MAIEGSKQQARAPRIRLGMVGGGAGAFIGAVHRIAARIDDQFELVAGALSSTPEKAMASGLDLGLGPSRTYGSYREMAIREAKLKNGIEAVSIVTPNHVHYDAAKEFLRRGIHVICDKPLTSNLADARKLKKIADESGALFVLTHNYTGYPMVRQAREMVANGELGDIRVVQAEYPQDWLTEAVEQTGAKQAVWRTDPTQSGAGGSTGDIGTHAYNLACFVSGLELDSLAADLDSFVDGRPLDDNAHVMLRFKARGTEKPAKGMLWCSQVAPGHENGLKIRVYGTKGGLEWVQADPNYLWFTPFGEPKRLITRNGAGSGPAAARVSRIPAGHPEGYLEAFATIYTEAAHAINAAKAGKAVDENVVYPTVDDGVKGVAFVDACVASSKRNGAWIKL
- a CDS encoding sugar phosphate isomerase/epimerase family protein; its protein translation is MKTIKGPGLFLGQFAGDAAPFNSWDSITKWAADVGYVGVQVPTWAGQLIDLRKAASSKDYCDEFAGVARQNGVEVTELSTHLQGQLVAVHPAYDEAFDGFAAPEVRGNPKARQEWAVEQVKMALTASKHLGISAHATFSGALAWPYIYPWPQRPAGLVETAFEELAKRWTPILDHAEENGVDVCYEIHPGEDLHDGVTFEMFLERVKNHPRANMLYDPSHYILQCLDYLDNIDIYKDRIKMFHVKDAEFNPTGRQGVYGGYQSWVDRAGRFRSPGDGQVDFGAVFSKMTANDFDGWAVVEWECALKHPEDGAREGAEFVKAHIIRVTEHAFDDFAAGGTDDAANRRMLGL
- a CDS encoding aldolase, which gives rise to MAHELNIPHGTPTILRNASLDTPEIWEARVDLAACLRSAARLGLEEGICNHFSALVPGHSDLFLVNRLGWAFQEATASSLLICDFDGHVVAGDGVPEATAFFIHARLHKMLPRVGAAFHTHMPNATALSMVEGEPLVWAGQTSLKFYGRTGVDEHYNGLALDEREGDRIAAALGANDILFMKNHGVMVCGPNIAEAWDDLYYLERAAEVQLKAMSTGRRLVAVPAEVASAAARQMREGDPESARMHLESLRRVLDRQEPEYRS